The Plasmodium cynomolgi strain B DNA, chromosome 13, whole genome shotgun sequence DNA segment taaactcttttttttttttttttttttacataataaaagaatggggggaaatgaaCAACGAAATGGTTAGCTATAGGTGCATTGTTAAAGAGTTCTTTTTCTAGTTTTAGATGAAAACACTTTGCCCCTCTCTGGGTTCCTACCAAATGCACAGAAACGGGACATACGTCTGTTCAGGAAATTCCCATGCGTGAATGCATGGTCATACCTACGTctatgcatgtgcatgtgtgttcACCTTTTGTGCGTTCTGttcatatttgtttttatgtgCGGGTTATACGACACTTTGGGGGgaaacataattttgttccgTCCTCAACTTGGTTAACAAAGTGCTGCCTCGATAAGTCGAATTGAGAATTAGGGAACCACGCACAGTTTGGGATGCCACTAGAGGATATTAAACTATCGCGGGGGGTCGTcggggatgaaaaaaacaacgctttcgcaccccccccttttcaggTGCACAATTTTACTGGGTCATTGTATACAACGCGCATGCGAGAATGTGCACCCCACGCATGCATGCTCTCATAGGGGTACTTTCGGCAATCcatgcgtttttttaattatttttcctcttctgcCTCGCCGCACTTGAAACTTCGTTCTCTTTCATGCCAGCAGAGTGTGAATAAGCACCTTCATCATCGTATGATTTCTTCCCACTATTGCTCCTTAACCGTTTAGTGCGTcattttctgcctttttttttttttcataatttttagcTCACAGAGTGTTGAACCAGTTAAAtgcttttcttcactttATCTGTAGCTCTTAAACGCGTAAGCAGAAGCGGAAGTTaaattttgcctttttctttttctttttcttttgctttttttttttttgttttcccaaTGGGGAGGAGGCGCCTcgacaaaaatttaaacgaCGCGGCCACCCCGAACAGCGGCAAGAACGTGAAAAACACGAACATTGGGAAAAACGCAAAGAGcgcaaaaaagaggaaaaggaaaaagggctCCGACAGTGAGGACGACGATGATATTGAGATCACCAACACGAACGTCAATTTGAACCGAAATGTCGCCGTGTCGTGTAAATTCAAACAGAGAGAAAAAGTGGACATAAACTTGATCCTGGCCCAGGACGAGGAGGACGCGTCCAAGTAGGAAACGAGTGTAGTGTCCATCGGATATGGCTATTCTTATGAGAATACGCATGTGCGTATGTTTGTGTGTTTAGTTAATCCCCCAGGGGTATGACTCTGGGTGGTCCATCGGATAGGACAAGTCCAGCTCCGCTTACTCGTACGCGTGTATATATAGTAAAGGAGTCGGTTCGAATAAGTCCCGCGAAGTGACCACCCAAATGGCAAAACGGTGTCTTACCCATGTAGGATAGCCGCCCTGCAACTATATCGCattgttctttttccctcTGTTTGGTTCATTCACCACACTAGCCACCCATTTcacttcccaattttttcccaagaACGAAGACCTACTGCTGGACCAAGGTCAACGGAGGCCAAAGTTCCCTCGCgcgaagaaaattttgcatCGTTTGCGGATTCGAAGGAAAATACAAATGTTTGAAGTGCTACGAACATAAGCCAGTGTCCTTCATCAGGTACTACTGTTCTTTGAACTGTAAAAAGGTCCACGATGAGTTCTCATGTTGTAAGAGTAAGATGTTGGACACGTGGTAGGAGGTGCCTGTATAACTGTGTGGATGGGAACCCGGTTAAGGATGTCAAAGCGGTGCAGTGCACTTTTGCAAAAGCTTCccgcgtttttttcattatgatAGCATCGTCATAGTTTTGCAGCGCGTTTCATTTCGCGAGCGATGACGTACTTTGCTATTCCCCCTCCCTCCTCCGATATCAGCCACATTCTTATGTGGTCtcacttttttatcatttcattttgtgctttttttttgtacgtttttgcattttatttgGTTAAAATTGactcaaaaaatggggaaaaaaaaaataaaataaaataatttgaccAAACGAATGAAAATGAGGAGTGCCCCGTGGGGCAGCTTCACCTCGCGGATGGGCACATggcaattatatttttttttaaaagcggATTTGTAATCCGTTTGTG contains these protein-coding regions:
- a CDS encoding hypothetical protein (putative) codes for the protein MGRRRLDKNLNDAATPNSGKNVKNTNIGKNAKSAKKRKRKKGSDSEDDDDIEITNTNVNLNRNVAVSCKFKQREKVDINLILAQDEEDASKTKTYCWTKVNGGQSSLARRKFCIVCGFEGKYKCLKCYEHKPVSFIRYYCSLNCKKVHDEFSCCKSKMLDTW